From Rana temporaria chromosome 5, aRanTem1.1, whole genome shotgun sequence:
ATGCCGTCTTCTAATAcaaccacccccccttttttttttctcctgtagaAATCCGTTCTTCGTGCATACAACACAAGAAAGCAAAGTAAAATGATCACAGAAGACTCTGGTTCAGACAGAAGTGCATTAGAGCGATTTCCACGTAAGGGGAAGGATGGAGCCAATTTCCAGGTAAATAAACTTGCAGACTTGATCACTTAGACCCAGGGATGTCATTATTGGGCCTCTGtttctctaatgccccgtacacacgatcagaaattcctacagcaaaagtctgatatgAGCTTTTTGAACgaaaattccaaccatgtgtatgatccatcggacttttgctctcagaatttccgccagcaaaaaattgagagctggttctcaatttcttctgacggaaaaaattcctgtcggaaaatctgatcgtctgcaGCAATTCCGGCGCGCAAAATTccaaacgcatgctcggaaacaattttgacacatgctcagaagcattgaacttaattttcttggctcgtcgtagtgttgtacgtcaccgcgttcttgacggacaaaagttcagagaacttttgtgtaaccgtgtgtatgcaagtcaagcttgagcggcattctgtcggaaaaaacatccaaggtttttctgactgaaaatttgattgtgtgtacggagCATAAGCGGTGGAGGCAGATTGTGGctagtgggaggggccagcaaggTGCGAAACATAGCTTCTTGAAATCATCACAGCATCCTGCCTCAGTACTCCTCAAGAGCCCTCAGCCCATATACAAGCAGTGAGCCTTCACTTGGGATGACGTATGCCTCAACATGCTTTGATGGGTGAATTGGGTGTTCAAGAAAGACGGCACCAAAAGCAGAACGTATGAAGCTTCAGATTCAGTTTTTGACAAACTTCTATCACAAAATGACGGTTCATTTTCAGTGGTTCAGAGGGTCCCCATTCATCAGGGTTTGGCACTGTTGGACAGAGTATGCACTTGACTAATGAAAGACCTGAGCAACATCTGGAGTGATCACATACATTACACTCGGGGTTCCACAAATTTTATCACTCCactcactttttaaccacttaagccccggaccattttgcagctaagtATCATACCAACAAGCTGCTCCTTAACGCGGTGTGTGTGTGCTGACAGCTTTCCTCCATAGAACACTTTCAGTTTCAGCCGCCTCGTCGAGGAGGAgggtggggaggaggagaggactgggCTGGACGGAGACACTCCAGAATGACACCCCCGTACTGGGTGGCACCTGGGGCGGGGCACCACCCCATTTTCGGTGCCGTTATCGGCGAGATTTCTCTTTCGGCAAATTGCCAAAAGGGCCATTTCCGAAGTTTCATTGCATCCCTAGATAGGGGTGTCAAAAGTCCTATCATTGGATGAGAGCACACTGATTTCCCGTCGCATCTAGAGAACTgacagtgtgctctcctgcttagtgtggtcagttgttAATAGGAAAGTAGAGGGACTGGCTGGAAAACCAGGCATTTCACATAcatcaatacaaagagaacaggacactttctcatacaagtgcatggtacagcagccacatatcaggaatatgaaatactagggtaacaaacactttattgTGCCACCTCTAATGTTACAACTTTCTCCTAGGGCATGGATGatgatcatttaaatgaagcactgtCTGGTAGTGAAGAGGAAGCTCCGCCACCAAAAAAGAGAAGCTTTGGACTGCGTATTGCCCTGCAGTTTCCCAGCAAGAAGTGTGAGATGAAGGATAAGAACTCCTCCTCTAAAATAAAAGCGGACAGAAAGAAAATGGCTACTAAAAGGAAAAATCCGACTAAAAGGGAAAAAATTGATCCTGATTGTGAAGGGGAAAACGACAAGCCTAATGTGGAAAACTCCAATGCACTTCTTAAACGGGCCATGAATATAAAGGAAAACAAGGCTGTGGTATGTATTGGCATTAAAAcggaaaataaaatgaatatattCGAGAACTTTTAGAGTTCTAGCTGTTTTCTTGGAGCAGTCATTCTGCTTATCTAGGATATTTTGACCTTGAGGTGTATATTCCTTGGCTTCTCATGAGAGTTGGGACAAAGCTGTAATGCTGACACTCTCTCTTCCCAGCTACAGTGCTGATGTCAGCCATGGGGATTGTAATTGCAGCTTTAAAACGCTCAGCCTTTCTGGCCCAAAATCCGAAAACTACACATAATACTTTCCAGGAcatcaaaaggaaaaaatgcatagatgtagaGCCATATTTGAATACATCCTCAAAGGGAACCTACAAAGACAGACAGCTGCAATTGCTGTTCTGTTTTTGAAGGTGTCATCATTATCCTTATTTTATCATTGAGTCCTGCACAAACGTTCATACCGCCAGGTTTCCTGACACCTGGTGAATATACGCTTTCACCAAGTCAGTGACTCTTGACATGATAGTGCTTAtgcttaaaatggatgtaaacactCACACATACCCAGTGaattgaacagcctcagatgatacacagagatgaaacaaatctccctacataagttttacatgtatatctgttgtcttcagctttatatattctttagaaagttcagatcttgttagattttctcttcctgctcagcactgcagtgaagcctgggcatgCAGCCTAGaccgctgattggaggaaaggcacacaccccctctcctcataggtaaaGACTTTAAGCTCTGTTTGTTGACTAGTTCAGCACTCTGCTAATCTCAGTTgaaggagaacttgtcagaagttatgctaataacagaagaacagagcaggagatggctatgggacatagtgctttgaagagagataagaaagcaCTGtcgatatatgtgcccagctcaaatttcacgacttgggtttacatccactttaaccacataaggaccacccactgcatatatactgcggcatGGTGGCCCTATTGTGCTTGAGACGTACGGGTACGTCGTTTCGCACGAGTCACTGTGGGCATGCGCTGCACAGCGGGGAAGCCAATGCACAGGTCCGTCAGCCGTGATGTCCACcagccacctgcgatcgctcctcagacacacagaacggggatctgccagtgtaaacaacgCAGATTCCCGTTCTGTCAAGGGAGTACAGTGTGATCGTctcttcctagtgattaggaacagtgatctctctgtactcccagtcagtcccattcccccaccccccacaaTTAGAAACACCTCACAGGAGACACTTAACTGGATTCCTTGACCCCTGTATAGTTTACTGTGTTTTATGTTGATGTTATTCAATTTCTTTTGCAGCTGGCCCAGCTACTTGCAGAACTTCATTCTGTTCCTGACCTGTTTCCAATTAAATCTACTCCTCTGGTAAGTGGTgtgtgtgttccccccccccccccccccccttcaagatTTATTTGAAAAGATGACTTATTTATTGGTTTGGAAAATCACCTGTACTCTGATGCTGTTTTCTCTTTAAGGGCCAGGCTCACACTGGAACGTGCATGTTCCTGTGCAGTCCAAGttttgcagcccattcatttgaatgtgcTGCAAAAAGCACTGGAACGtggaaaaaatagtgcaagaacaacttttttttttagaacacacTGCACCAACCTGCAAACGTGCTGCAGTTGTGAGATGTGATTTGCGGTTGAATTGATAATTTATTGGCACCTGCATTCGAAATGCACACAGAACATGCCTTTCCCCCCGCACTGCCTTTTTGGTGTGAGCCGGCTCTAAATGAAAAaagttgtccccccccccaccagcactgacaTAAAAGCATCAAAAAGCAGATTAGATGCATTGGGTCTGCCAGAATCATAAGCCCccactacttaaaaaaaaataaaaatatccccagcAACAAGATTGATTGGTAGATATGAGTGCTTAGTATGTTTTCTGATACTTACATTCAACATCTTTGAACTGTGTGGATAAACTAGAAGCTCAGAGAGGAAAATTGGGAGGGGGAGAAATGGTTCTATGAGCTGATCAGAGAATTCACCAAATTTGTACTCTACATATATAAGGTAAGTTTTGATTGAACAATCATATCTACATACCAAATCTTTTTATATGAAATTGCCtatttgttgtgtttttgtgttCTTCTTTTATTTAACTGTATGATGCTGTTTATTACGTAGTCTGTATATTTAAGATATTgtggatctttttttattttttattccagaaGCAAAAAAAGCCAAGCCGTAGAAGCTTTTCTGAAGGTCCGGTTGAACGACGCACTAATCCCACAAGAAGCGCGCGACCGCCAGAGAACTTTGCATTGGAAAATTTTACCGCATCTGCCATGCAATTCGCAGAGCATCTCCAAAAATATGGAAAGAAGGCTTTTCATAGGCGCCCTTTGAGTGAAGTAAGTTGCCATCAAATAACATTGTAAGCTTATAGTGTTTTGGGGGATGCTGCACATGACTTGCAATATGTGCCTGACCACTGTTCTCTATCCAGAActgatattagattttttttttgtagtaaaggTTCTTTGGAGAGCTGGAAAACACATATAGGATTTATTATAACTGTTCCTGTGGTTTTCTTGTTGGTCTCTGAAAGGATAAGTTTgcattttgtaacatgttacacccatattcagggtagAACGTGTGACCTGTTACCATTGCACTGCCCCCCACTCTCCGATGTCATgggcgccagcggatcttttccCCCCGCTCTGTCAGAA
This genomic window contains:
- the CDCA7L gene encoding cell division cycle-associated 7-like protein; translation: METAAAGKKSVLRAYNTRKQSKMITEDSGSDRSALERFPRKGKDGANFQGMDDDHLNEALSGSEEEAPPPKKRSFGLRIALQFPSKKCEMKDKNSSSKIKADRKKMATKRKNPTKREKIDPDCEGENDKPNVENSNALLKRAMNIKENKAVLAQLLAELHSVPDLFPIKSTPLKQKKPSRRSFSEGPVERRTNPTRSARPPENFALENFTASAMQFAEHLQKYGKKAFHRRPLSEEEKEEIRKRRRSSKYNYRSVEDITDEELENVADTVKDKVYDKIMGSTCHQCRQKTVDTKTFCRNPGCGGVRGQFCGPCLRNRYGEDVREALLDPDWICPPCREICNCSYCRKRDGRCATGMLIHLAKFSGHDNVKEYLESLQKRMVEDE